The Alcaligenes aquatilis genome contains the following window.
CACATGACGCAGGTTCATAAGCAGCACAATACCCAAAATACTGGGATAGGCCGCCCCTGCGACCAACAGGCTGATCAAAATGAACTGGCTGGCCCCGGCGTACACAATCAGGGACACTAGAACCGCCAGCCAGGGTGACAAGCCTGCATGTACCGCCGTCAGCCCAAAGGAAATCGCTACGGGGACATAGCCCAAGGCGATAGAGGCGCTGTCTCGCAAGCCCCGTCGATATGCCGAACCGATGATCATGAAAAACCTTGCAGGCCCTGCCTAGGCCTGGAATGCACCAATAAAGATAGCGGGGTCCACCCGTGCGTTATTCAGGCTGACGTTCCAGTGCAAATGAGGGCCGGTCGCACGACCCGTCGCACCGGAGCGCGCTACGACATCGCCCTTGCTGACACGATCGCCCACACGCACATCAAAGGCCGACAAGTGACAGAACATGGTGATCAGGCCCTGGCCGTGATCCACAAATACGGTTTTACCGTTAAAGAAGTAGTCCGCCACGATGGTGACAACCCCATCGGCAGGCACTTTGACTGCCGTGCCGGTAGGCGCGGCAAAGTCCAGACCCGAATGTGGGTTACGCTCTTGGCCATTGAAGAAACGGCGCAGACCAAACGGACTGGTCAGGCGACCCGGAACGGGCTTTTCAAAGACCACATTGCTGGGGCCTTCGTTGCGAAAGCTGGCATAGGCCTGCATCTGCTCTTCATACTCGCGCTCAAAACGGGCCTGCTGCTGCGGGTCCGGATTTACATGAGACTTGTTTTTCAAGGTAATGCGCTGCTCCCGATACCGCTTGCTGCCCACCTGGAACGCCACACCCGACTGCCCTTGCACCGAGATGCTGTGCTGGCCAGCTTGGGTTTTCAGGTCCAGCCCAACAATCGCTTTCCAGCGCTGGTCAGCATCCTGAATTACTAGAACACGGTTGCCATTAAAGTGCGCCACCGGGGCTGAGCCACCTGATCCCAGGTCCAGCACGGCTACCCCACCCGGCACAGGACGATGCAGAGTACGTTCGATGAACGTGCCCTGCCCAGGCGCGGCCTGTGCCAGCCACGGAGCGGTCAGGCCCCAAACAGTTGCGGCGCCTAAAAGGCGCCGCCGTACCAGAGAAATATCAGTGTGATTCATCAGAATGCTCTTTGAAAAACACCCTGGAGCCTGAGAGCTCCAGGGTTACCGGCCCTGATTCAAGCCGCCTTATTCATCCTCACCACTGGAGGTCAACTCTTTTTCTGCTTCGGGCAGAATCTGTACCTTCTCTTGTACACGCATCGCCTGCAAAACAGCTTGGGTCTCAGTACGAGCCATGGCTTGCGTCAACTGTGCCGTCAACATGTTCAGACCGGGATTGCCCGCCTTG
Protein-coding sequences here:
- a CDS encoding M23 family metallopeptidase, translating into MNHTDISLVRRRLLGAATVWGLTAPWLAQAAPGQGTFIERTLHRPVPGGVAVLDLGSGGSAPVAHFNGNRVLVIQDADQRWKAIVGLDLKTQAGQHSISVQGQSGVAFQVGSKRYREQRITLKNKSHVNPDPQQQARFEREYEEQMQAYASFRNEGPSNVVFEKPVPGRLTSPFGLRRFFNGQERNPHSGLDFAAPTGTAVKVPADGVVTIVADYFFNGKTVFVDHGQGLITMFCHLSAFDVRVGDRVSKGDVVARSGATGRATGPHLHWNVSLNNARVDPAIFIGAFQA